The Rattus rattus isolate New Zealand chromosome 8, Rrattus_CSIRO_v1, whole genome shotgun sequence genome contains the following window.
AGCTATGAGAAGTGTTTGAACCATATAAGTAAATAGTGAAGACACAGTAACACCCTCATCCATCCTGTTTTAGAATGACTTCGATTTGCCATTAGTAGAATGTGTTCTTTTGaatgtaagaaaataatttttatattaaatgtttaaGCAAGCTAAGAAAATCCTAGAGGCAGCTGGATGGCATTTTTTCTAAACGAAGGCAGCTTCTGATTTCTCTTTCCCAGAACTCCAGTCAGCACAGCCCTAAAGGAAGACTTAGTTACTGATTGCAGCAGTGGATAATCAGCAACAGACACATTCCCTGTATCCAGTGTTTCTGTcaatccttctcttcctccaattCTATTCTATCACAGTTTCTAATTATATGCCTGAAAGTAGAAGAAGAATATGGGTGTAGGAagtaattgtatttttttatatggagaagaaaaaaatttagactCAAAAGCATaaagtccattttttttctttgaataataAATGCAGAACCACATGATCTTGGTCTGACTCTGATTTGCAGACTGAGGACTAGAGAGAAAATGACAGCTGCAGACAGTGTGAAGGGAGAGCCACCTTGCAACATGTTTTGTCAAGTTGAAGCCTCTGGCTCTGACCCAGGACCAATATTCCTCAAGACATGATGAAGTGTGAAAGGCCCTGGCAGGCGTTTCAGACTTAAGGAGGGAAATAAGTTCTACAAACAGGTAAAATGTAGACCAGGAGGGTAAAATATTTGTGAGCTTTACAGCAGAAGACGCAAAGCAATAGGAAGCATTGAGATCCCTACAGGGAATTTCTTACCACAGCCGAGATTAAAATCAGGACAGGATGGAGCAGGAAGCTTGTTTTTCCAGCTGGAGCCTTCCTGTGATATGAGGTGGAGTTTGGAAATGACAGGCAAATGCCAAGCAAATGTAGAATCCAGAGTTAATGATAGAATTTATAGCCAGaaggagagttaaagggagagagagaaagacaagggaggaagggaattgattaaaaaaaaaaagaatattgcaaacgtgaacattttaaagagagaaaataacatTTTGCTAGCAAATGTAGGTGTTAAAGTTAGGAAGTTAGAAATGACCTAGTCTATATAGTCTCAAATACCATGACCATAGGAGGTGAGCTtcagacacatacatatttagaatGCCCATATGAATCTAGGAAAACCACTCCGGTTTAAGAAGTAAAGGAAAGCTTTCTCTTTATGCTCTTGACCCATCTGTGGCCTGAAAAACTCACTCACTTAATTAAATCTGCAAGCCTTTGAAAACAACTCAGCTTTACATGACCTTTGCCATTAGCTCAGGAAACAGCCCATATTTACTGGAGCTGGAATCCATGGATGGATGGTAAGGCATGAGTCTGCTGCACTGGGTTCTGTACACACAACCCTCAGAGAGTTGATGAGAGAAACTGTGGTGCCCAAGCCAGTGGGTAATGTTCTCTGTCCCTTGTTAATGGGCAGTTCATCAGATGGTTCATATCTCTTATAAACCACAATCCCTCAGATGGTGAATAAAGAAGACTGCACAAAATACTTTTCCTTGTCTTTGACTCTACCTGCTCTCACAAGGCAATCTAccaaaggtgtttttttttttccttaaaactgaCATTACTACTAATACTCCCAGTGTTCAGTGACTGCTGGTTTCTGTGGATGGACTCATGGTAAATGGTTGACATAGAGCATTTGATCTAAAATCTCTCCACCTGAGTAGACTACTGTGGCTACAAGCCTATGAAATGCTTAATCCCAATGCACATCATCTGCGACATGCACATTGTGAATTCAGATGTGCATATAATCTCACTAAGGATTGTGTTCATCAGTGTCCACATAGATGtattgtctctgcttctcattaGCCATGGCTTAACACTTAATTCTGGATATGCTGTCAGAAGCAACAAGGtgatttttaaattccattttttttttattttgggcttcaacaaaaccataacaTTAAGATAATTTCTTTTTGCTCATCTGTGCAAATGGAAGGATGTTCTGACTGCATCCAAAACTAAAGTGTTCAAACAAATGTGGAAATAATATGGAAATAATAAACTGTTTTGTAAACTAGAGTCTATGTTGTCATAGTCTGACAAACATTGGCTTGCTTCTGTGTTATAAATTGCTTCTTTGTACAATAACCACTGTAGCCAAACCCAGTGAGGAAAAATTCAAGCTGGAGAATTCAGTTTACCAACATCTGAACTGTGACAATATCTCCTGGTATCTCCCAATCCCTTCTCCCTAAGACTTAGGTATAGATATGCAAAAatgtaattgttttaaatattgagTAACAATCAGACACACTGGTGTTTCACTGCTCCCTATGTAAAATGAACTCATGTTTACAATTCTTCATAATTGGGCACAATCTAAAACCATTTTGAAAGTGAGAGGGATAACTGATTGATGTCAATTTAGTGGTTTTGAGGTTGGGTAATTTAAGTTTTTCTACAAGGGAAATGTGTTATTAATTACAAAAAATTTATTAGCAATTTAtttccatttgtgttctctgtatTAGGTAATACACATATAGAATACTTAAGGTAGGTATCAGACAAGCAGccaacaatatttattttaagaatattccCTGGAACATTTATAGCTCCTTCAGCCATtccatgttattttcttttggtcTCTCACTACAAGCATATCTGTAATTTCCCGACTCATTCCTGACTCATTTACTAATCATAAATCTACTGATACCATCTCAAAAACCTCTTTCAAGTTATCTATTTTATCCTCATCCTACTGGAATTTCTTGATTAGAAGTCATTGTAATCTCTGAGTTCCATGAAATCAGTAACTTTAAAATAGAATTCCAGCCCCATTTCATCTCATGTCATGCTAGTGCTACTTAAGTTCTGCTTTAAATACATCCACCCATGTGAACTACATATGGATCTCTGAGTCTACCATTCAGGGATTTCCCAACAATACAgtcttaatattaaaataaaaaataaaatgaagaagaagggCAGAACACCAAAGTTAGAGGTAGTATATAGTAATTTCTAATGAAAAAAACTGGGTTCTCTATTATACATTTTAGCAGTTTCCTTTTCCACAAATATCAACACACTCATGGGCCTGTCAAAATTAAAAAGACACAAGGGACTAAGATATGCCATAAGCCAGCAGAACTGAGCTTTTCAATAAGAGAacccaaatgaaaacagaaaaaagaaaggtaagcTTGTAACAGGAAAAATTGCTCCAAAAAGATGACATGTGTTTAGTAGAGCATAAGATGAGTTTGGTCTGAGTTGGGAATACAAATGGGGATTTATAGTACTCTTCGCATCCCAGCCCCTCATTTAAGGCATCTATTTTCTACCTTGGAGATTTAGAAGATCAGAACTACACATTAACAGAGGACTTAGAATGAAACTTTTCCCAATCCAAAGCGTCTGAATAAGTCACCGTGTAGCCTGTGAAAAATAAGTGTAATTCTTAAAAGTTCgttacatataaaaacaaaactttgggCAGTATTTTCACTCTCAGCTTAGACATGCACCCTATCTAAACACAAGCGTAAATAGAAGTTTTGCTAGTCCTGATTTGAAGTTTTTCAATGTTATTTTGCCCTAAGTAAACTATTGCAGTTCTTACCATTTTCTAGGAAGATGATATCATTGATATATTAATCAAatcctttacattttaattccagctatttttctatttttcctctttaaaaagccCTCAGTTAAAGATGAGgggtttttaaaataacaattgtATATTTAACTGGTAGATAATAAATTCTCTGTAGTAAAAGGTCACTTGGTTTGCTTTGACCTTTTAGGAAGAATCAATTTACCCTGACCCTGGCACAAGCTTTTCAAATGTACTGCTTGAACAGTTAAtcaggtttgtttgttgttgttgttgttactattcaGTTAATTCGATAACCTGGGAAAGTTTTACCTAAAGTTTTATTTGGCGACTAGAAGTATAAAAGTATCTCATTACCAGCATTAAAAAATTGAATGCATCGAACAATCAGAAGGAAAACATTCACACCACCCTATTCAGTGTTAAATATTATTAACACCTTGTTGCTTTATGCAATGATTAATGTCCATACCTACAATGTGTTATCTTAGTGACAGGTGTCTCAAAAGTAGATGTTGCAGAAGATAATGGTCATAAATCCAGCATCTGCAGTGCCACGGAATTAGCAGACATTTTCAGGGTAACAACATAAACCTTTTCTTATTGTCTGGGTGAAACACAATTGGCATGACAGTGGCATGTTAACCACTGCCAGAAAAAGAACAGCATCTTGAAATTTAAatgggaaaaatacaaaaaataaattgtgaacatactaaaatatatgaattatatgttGCAATATAGGAAGATAATATAATTATTCAATAACCATGTTTCAGCAAGGGGCGTCTTACTTCTCACCTGCTCCCCCTAACTCATTATGAATACAGTATCCACACACTGTCCAGAGGCACATTTTCAGCCAAACATTAGACCATAGAAGATACTTTTCATCTCTGTTGGTGGTCAAGCACTGTGGTGTCCTACACCAATATGAGGAGGATATGAGAGATCAATGAACatagtgaaaaaaagaaagtcagctGTTCCTGAATTTAgcctttttttttacagaataggttcaaacaataaaaaaattaaacattttatttcttacctTTTTCTATATgtaaatctttgaaaatatttaaattatttttttcacagaCATCTATTTTATTCTGAGAGTCAGACAAACCATACCAAGAAGCCTTATATCTTCTACTAGGAGCGAGGTGGGAACGTGCACCGAGAAGAGGGTCTGATGTGACCCTGGGTAGGCAGAAGGGCTCCAGTCTTCTACCAGCTTTGGACTGGCTTCCAACCCTGACCCTGAACAGTGATGCCTTTGAGGTGCTCTCCTGCCCCCTGGCATCTCTTCAtttgcttccttcctcctgtctgtACTCAGGGCTCTGAGGGAAGCACAGCAGACCTGGAGCATGACATCTGGCACAGGACTCCCTTTTCCAGGTCCCTGTTCACACCTGGGTCCTCTCCAACACTGCGACTGCAGAGTCATAGCATCCAACACTGTGATAGCAGAGTTGTAGCATCTGGCATCCTCTAGTGTTCTTCTAAAAGGCAAGGACACATGTGAGAGGGACTCGGGGAACCTCAGCTGAACAgggcatctctccagctgtgGTCACCCTGTTCCACACTGCTCCCTAAGCTGCCTCCTCCTGTCTTAacctcttcccccatctcctagCTCCCACTCCATaccactctctcctccctcagcatctcctcttctttctcctactACCTCCTTCTAGAATGGTCAGTATCTTGCTGTCTCCTTcaagttaaatattttttcttaagagTTCCCATGAGCAGGATACACATGGAAGTCACTGTCGGCGATGACAGATGTGATATAGGTTAGATTTAACCCTCATCCCATGGTGTTTAGACCTAGCTTCCCTGTGCGTcttcccatatacatacacacaatgataACCTCCCAGTTGACTCAGACATAAGCGAAATAGATACATTCAAATACAGCAATGTACCTGGGCAGTGCTGGATGCTTGATCTCCGGATTCCCTCCATATGCCTCATTTCTGGGGAACAACTCTGCTGTGCCCCAGGTGAGGTTTTTTTCTGGAGGGAAAGCAGCAACACAGCTGCATCAGGCCGTTTCGGATGTTCTTGGCCCATCCCCTAAATCTTTTGGACCAGGCCCTGCTAGGGACAGGATTGACCTCTGCTGAAGCACTGGATTTGTCTTCTGTCCTTTTAATGTTCTTCTCACCCCTGCTGTGCACTGAAGAAAAGCAGGGGACACTTCTAGAAATTCTGTGGGTTAGGTCCACTGCGGGTGTTGTCAGGAGTGGCCTGCAGAGACGAACACCAGGCCAACTGGCTCTCTTGACTAATCCGTAACTAGGTTTCTGGTCGTAGGTAGACCCTTGACTATTAGAGGATGACCCGAGCCATCTGGGCTCGCTTCCTCTCCTTCTTAGCCCTTGTGGAAAAGTAGCAGGGTTAtcaagggaagggaatggggccATCCATGGATTCATTGGCCGAGGTCGGGTTAAGTTGTCACACTCCTGAAGAGCCTGCCTTTCCAATAAGTGGTAGCAAGCCACCATTTGATTGTATTTATTCTGATAGAGTGAATCTTTAACATCCTGGGCTTTAAACCCAATTTGTTCCATTGCTCGTAAAACTGCCgggtctggccttagtgggatcCGTTCCTCAGAAGGTTGTGGGAACCCCTCTGAGCCTGTCTTAAGCCAGCGATGAGTCAAAAGGTCAGGAATTGTGGGCCTATGCTGGGGATTCACTTTCAACAAAAGACTAAGCATGTCTTTGAGCTCTTCTGACATGCCAGGTGGGACAGCATACTTCCCTAACAAAACCTGTGATCGGAGATGAGGTATGTTGGAATCATCAAACGGGAGCCTTCCAACTGTCATACAATATAAAACAACCCCTAGGGTCCACACATCGACCTTGGGGCCCTCATACAATTTCCCGAGGAGCATCTCAGG
Protein-coding sequences here:
- the LOC116908128 gene encoding sperm motility kinase 2B-like; this translates as MSSGSEEESERLPSESSSYTESFHSQYMILNTIGHGGYATVKLALHRLTGTPVAVKILIKKEHWCHPVTSEVDIMMRIHHPNIISLFQVIETKKKIYLIMELAEGKQLYHRILEAGQLQEDEARGIFRQLLSAMGYCHARGIVHRDLKPDNIMIDTRGRIKIIDFGLATHVRPGQMLRYHCGTYAFAAPEMLLGKLYEGPKVDVWTLGVVLYCMTVGRLPFDDSNIPHLRSQVLLGKYAVPPGMSEELKDMLSLLLKVNPQHRPTIPDLLTHRWLKTGSEGFPQPSEERIPLRPDPAVLRAMEQIGFKAQDVKDSLYQNKYNQMVACYHLLERQALQECDNLTRPRPMNPWMAPFPSLDNPATFPQGLRRRGSEPRWLGSSSNSQGSTYDQKPSYGLVKRASWPGVRLCRPLLTTPAVDLTHRISRSVPCFSSVHSRGEKNIKRTEDKSSASAEVNPVPSRAWSKRFRGWAKNIRNGLMQLCCCFPSRKKPHLGHSRVVPQK